The DNA sequence TTCGCCAAAAGTTTTCAACATAAAAGGCCTTTCACAGTCAGTAAGTATTGACTGCGGGAGTTCCAAAATGATTTTATTATCCGGGCAGGTACCTCTGGACACGGAAGGTAATCTTGTGGGAAATACGATAGAGGAGCAGACACAGCAGGTTTTCAAAAATATCGAGAACATCCTGAAAGAATATGGAGGAACAGGAAAAGATATCATTAAACTTGGAATCTTTACCACAGACATCAAAAAAACACCTGATTTCAGAAAAGTAAGGGATTTGTATGTCAATCTTCAAAACCCTCCTGTAAGCAGCCTTGTGGAAGTAAGCAGGCTTTTCAGAGATGATGTGCTTGTAGAAGTAGAAGCCACAGCAGTGATTAAAAATAAATAAGAATAAACTAAAACTATGAGTTGGTTTAAAAATATTTTCAAAAAAGAAGAAAAAGAAACCTTAGACAAAGGATTGGAAAAATCCAGCCAGGGATTCTTTGAAAAAATGACAAAAGCCGTAGTCGGTAAAAGCAAAGTAGATGACGAAGTTCTTGATGATCTTGAAGAAGTACTTATTGCATCCGATGTAGGCGCCTCTACTACTATTAAAATCATAGGAAGAATTGAAGAACGTGTTGCCAGAGACAAATATGTAAGTGTAAACGAACTGGATAAAATTCTTCGTGATGAGATTTCAGGATTATTGCTTGAAAATCCTCACGCCGGTACAGGAAATATTGATACCTCCAAAAAACCTTATGTCATCATGGTGGTAGGAGTAAATGGAGTGGGAAAAACAACGACTATCGGAAAACTGGCTCACCAGTTCAAATCAGAGGGTAAAAAAGTAGTTCTCGGAGCTGCTGACACCTTCAGAGCCGCTGCAGTAGATCAACTGGTGATCTGGAGTGAAAGAGTGGGCGTTCCTATCGTAAAACAGGAAATGGGGTCTGATCCTGCTTCCGTGGCATTTGATACTGTACAAAGCGCTGTAGCACAAAATGCAGACGTTGTGATCATTGATACGGCAGGAAGACTTCACAACAAGATCAACCTGATGAACGAACTTTCCAAGATCAAAAGAGTTATGCAGAAAGTAATTCCTGATGCACCTCATGAGATCTTGCTGGTTCTTGACGGTTCTACCGGACAGAATGCCTTTGAACAGGCAAAACAGTTTACAGCAGCCACGGAAGTAAATGCATTGGCAGTTACAAAACTAGACGGAACAGCAAAAGGAGGTGTGGTAATTGGTATCTCTGACCAGTTCCAGATTCCTGTTAAATATATTGGTGTAGGCGAAAAAATGCAGGATCTACAGCTTTTTAATGGTACGGAATTTGTAGACTCATTCTTCAAGAAAAGATGATTTATATCATGTTTTCCCTTATATTAGCAACAAATCAATTTTAAATATTAACAATTAAAAAAATTTGCAACTATGGGAATACTAACATGGATCTTATTCGGTCTTATTGCTGGTGCTATCGCTAAAATGATCATGCCCGGAACTCAGGGAGGAGGATGGCTAATCACTATTATCCTGGGGATTCTGGGAGCATTTATAGGAGGAGCTATAGGAGTTTACATTCTCCATTGGGGAGATGTCACTTCATTCTGGAATCCGAGAAGCTGGATTCTTTCAATTGGGGGAGCTTTAATCATCCTCTGGATTTACGGAATGGCTACCAAGAAAAGCTGATATTAACGCTGATAAAAAAATAAAATCCCGGATCTGAAATTTCAGATCCGGGATTTTTGTATACAATATAAATTTAGTTAGTTGTTGATTCTGATCTGGTAAGGCATTTCCATCTTCACCTCAGACTGCAGCTTTTTGTCTGTAATCTGCTGTAGAATCTCATAGTTGGATTTACCGATCTTGTTCTTAATAATTCTGGCAGAAACGTCCTCCTCATTCAGATCCTTGAAGATTTGCTCAAATGGTGTCATTCTCTTAGGGAAAGCGTCTACCTGGTAAGACTTCAATCCTGCTTTTTGTGCAGCAAATTTCACAGCATCATTCAAAGTACCAAGTTCATCTACTAAACCGATCTCTTTGGCACGAACCCCGCTCCATACTCTACCGCCACCTACATTATCAATCTGCTCAAAAGTTTTCTTTCTGTTCTGCGTTACGAAATGTACAAATCTTTTATAAGTACCTTCCACACTTCTCGTCATCATATTTACCCCATAAGGAGTCACTCCGTTTAGTCCTGAATAATACATAGAGTTGGCATTCGTAGAAACAATATCCGCACGGATTCCGTTTTTGTTCGCTATATCTTTATAATAAGGCATTACCCCAAATACTCCGATAGAACCGGTAAGTGTGTTAGGCTCTGAATAAATTTTATCAGCTGCCATGGCAACATAATATCCTCCTGAAGCGGCATAGTCACCGAAAGAAACCACCAATGGCTTTTTCTTTTTCAGCTGCTGCAATTCAAATAAAATCTCATCTGAAGCATTGGCACTTCCCCCAGGAGAGTTGATTCTGAAAACTACTGCCTTCACTTTGTCATCATCCTGAAGCTTTTTAATATACTTCACATATTTCTCAGAGTGAATGTCATTATATTCGTCTCCGTTGTTGATAGATCCTGAAGCATAAAGCACCGCAATCTTTTCACCGGATTTGTCTTCATCAGCGTAAGAATTGATATAGCTGGTCAAAGAAATCTTATTCAGCTTTTCTTTTTCTTTTACACTCAGTTTTGTCTTAAGAAGATCTTCATATTCTGATTTCTGAATAAGTTTATCCGCAAGCTTATATTTCAAACTCTGCTCAGGAATCATTCCGTATAAACTGTCTGTAATCGTTCTGAACTGTGCCGTATCAATTTTTCTTGAAGCAGCCATTTTATTGGATGTATTTTTCCAAAGGTCGTTCAGAAGAGTACTTAGCTGTTCTTTATTTTCAGGTGAAATATCATTTCTTAAAAAAGGTTCTACAGCAGATTTGAATTTGCCGTGACGGATCACTTCAATCCCAATGCCGTATTTATCAGCAAAATCTTTAAAGAAAGTAACTTCAGTGGAAAGACCTTTCAATTCAATGCCTCCTGCCGGATGCAGATAATATTTATCCGCCACAGATCCTAAATAATAAGCGGATTGTGATACTCCGTTTCCATAAGCATACACAAATTTTCCGCTTTTCTTAAAATCTTCAATAGCATTTCTAAGATCATCAATCTGAGTCAGACCTGCATTCAGATTATCTGCCTCAATACTGATCCCTTTAATATTATCATCGGTCTTAGCTTTATTGATAGCTTCCAATGCATCATATAAAAGGACACTTTTATTTTGGGCACCTATACCAAACAATCCCATCTCCTCTTCAGTAGGACTATCAATTATATTTGTCTTTAAATTAATCGTAAGAACCGAGTTCTTTTTCACCGCCACCGACTTATCACTTCCCATAGAACTGAACACGAGCATCATAATGAAAAAGATGAAAAATAGAGCGCAAAGTATGACAATTGCTACTATATTTGCCAAAACATTTTTGAAGAAACTTCTCATAAATCAATCAATTTTCTAATATGTCGCAGCATAAGGTCGTTTTGTTACTAGGAAGTAACTTAGGAGAGCAAAAAAAAAATGTAGAGCTTGCATTAAAGAAGCTAGAAGATGTTGGAAATCACATTTCACAAACCAGCGAATATTTAATGTCTGAGCCCGTAGAGTTTGTCAGTTCCAATATTTTTTGTAATATTGCAGCAATAATATTCACTTCTCTTTCGCCAATTCAACTGCTTGATTGTATTAAGAATATAGAAGTTGAGATGGGAAGAATTAATGATTCAAAGGTATCCGGAGGTTATACTGACAGGATAATAGACATTGATATCATTAAGTATAATGAATTAAATTTTCAATCAGAAAGATTAGAAATCCCTCATAAAAAACATCTTTTTGAAAGGGATTTTTCCAGAGTATTATTAAAAGATTTTATTTAAAACATAAAACATATTGTATGAAATTAGGTTTATTATTATTGGCTACGACATTGCCAATTGCAGCGTTCGCACAGAACAGCAGCACTACAGTAAACTCTTCCACAGAGTATCCTAATACATTCTCCTCAGGCTCCGCTAATGTACAACCTTTCGACAATAAAGCCAGACGCTTCAGAGACTGGTCTATTTCTGTCGGGGGAGGTCCTGCATTTATGGTTCACTCCGATTTAAAATCTATCCGCAAGGATAAGACCAATTGGGGGTACAATGCCTATGTAAGCGTAGACAAACAAATCACACATGCATTCGCTCTAAGCGTTATGTATATGAGAGGAGAAACGAAACAGACGGCACAGCTTCCCGGTGCTGCAGGTGTAAAATCAGGAATTGCTACTGCAACAACACAGTTTGACAACATCTCTTTATTAGGAGATATTAACTTCTCGAACTTATTCAGAAGAGTAGACAACCATTCCCCATACAGATGGGCATTCCATGGATATATGGGAATTGGAGTTCAGGGATTCAGAACATCATTACATGATAATGATGAGTTTAGATGGAGCACTACTCCAAGAAGAACCCCTTTATTCATTAAGCAAGACATTGATATCAACTCTATCTTCTACCAGGGAGGTGTAGGAATTAAATATAATGTCTCAAAACTTATTGATGTTGAAGCAAGAACCATGTACATCATCAGTGGTGATGATGAATTTGATGGCGGCGGATGGGCTGATCC is a window from the Chryseobacterium indologenes genome containing:
- a CDS encoding RidA family protein, with protein sequence MKKILVLACTATFLFSFSQKTMNPVEYKSSPKVFNIKGLSQSVSIDCGSSKMILLSGQVPLDTEGNLVGNTIEEQTQQVFKNIENILKEYGGTGKDIIKLGIFTTDIKKTPDFRKVRDLYVNLQNPPVSSLVEVSRLFRDDVLVEVEATAVIKNK
- the ftsY gene encoding signal recognition particle-docking protein FtsY, encoding MSWFKNIFKKEEKETLDKGLEKSSQGFFEKMTKAVVGKSKVDDEVLDDLEEVLIASDVGASTTIKIIGRIEERVARDKYVSVNELDKILRDEISGLLLENPHAGTGNIDTSKKPYVIMVVGVNGVGKTTTIGKLAHQFKSEGKKVVLGAADTFRAAAVDQLVIWSERVGVPIVKQEMGSDPASVAFDTVQSAVAQNADVVIIDTAGRLHNKINLMNELSKIKRVMQKVIPDAPHEILLVLDGSTGQNAFEQAKQFTAATEVNALAVTKLDGTAKGGVVIGISDQFQIPVKYIGVGEKMQDLQLFNGTEFVDSFFKKR
- a CDS encoding GlsB/YeaQ/YmgE family stress response membrane protein produces the protein MGILTWILFGLIAGAIAKMIMPGTQGGGWLITIILGILGAFIGGAIGVYILHWGDVTSFWNPRSWILSIGGALIILWIYGMATKKS
- the sppA gene encoding signal peptide peptidase SppA, which encodes MRSFFKNVLANIVAIVILCALFFIFFIMMLVFSSMGSDKSVAVKKNSVLTINLKTNIIDSPTEEEMGLFGIGAQNKSVLLYDALEAINKAKTDDNIKGISIEADNLNAGLTQIDDLRNAIEDFKKSGKFVYAYGNGVSQSAYYLGSVADKYYLHPAGGIELKGLSTEVTFFKDFADKYGIGIEVIRHGKFKSAVEPFLRNDISPENKEQLSTLLNDLWKNTSNKMAASRKIDTAQFRTITDSLYGMIPEQSLKYKLADKLIQKSEYEDLLKTKLSVKEKEKLNKISLTSYINSYADEDKSGEKIAVLYASGSINNGDEYNDIHSEKYVKYIKKLQDDDKVKAVVFRINSPGGSANASDEILFELQQLKKKKPLVVSFGDYAASGGYYVAMAADKIYSEPNTLTGSIGVFGVMPYYKDIANKNGIRADIVSTNANSMYYSGLNGVTPYGVNMMTRSVEGTYKRFVHFVTQNRKKTFEQIDNVGGGRVWSGVRAKEIGLVDELGTLNDAVKFAAQKAGLKSYQVDAFPKRMTPFEQIFKDLNEEDVSARIIKNKIGKSNYEILQQITDKKLQSEVKMEMPYQIRINN
- the folK gene encoding 2-amino-4-hydroxy-6-hydroxymethyldihydropteridine diphosphokinase, which encodes MSQHKVVLLLGSNLGEQKKNVELALKKLEDVGNHISQTSEYLMSEPVEFVSSNIFCNIAAIIFTSLSPIQLLDCIKNIEVEMGRINDSKVSGGYTDRIIDIDIIKYNELNFQSERLEIPHKKHLFERDFSRVLLKDFI
- a CDS encoding OmpA family protein; amino-acid sequence: MKLGLLLLATTLPIAAFAQNSSTTVNSSTEYPNTFSSGSANVQPFDNKARRFRDWSISVGGGPAFMVHSDLKSIRKDKTNWGYNAYVSVDKQITHAFALSVMYMRGETKQTAQLPGAAGVKSGIATATTQFDNISLLGDINFSNLFRRVDNHSPYRWAFHGYMGIGVQGFRTSLHDNDEFRWSTTPRRTPLFIKQDIDINSIFYQGGVGIKYNVSKLIDVEARTMYIISGDDEFDGGGWADPNDYDPSTPGSKYNMLNSRRSDNAWTVSLGVSFKLGKQLSHLAWHDPLQEAYYRTSVLENASTDLVVCEKGDADNDGVCDDWDRQLDTPAGARVDGAGVALDMDLDGVIDLYDKCVTVPGPVENNGCPIK